In Perca fluviatilis chromosome 11, GENO_Pfluv_1.0, whole genome shotgun sequence, the following proteins share a genomic window:
- the LOC120568015 gene encoding LOW QUALITY PROTEIN: dipeptidyl peptidase 9-like (The sequence of the model RefSeq protein was modified relative to this genomic sequence to represent the inferred CDS: inserted 2 bases in 1 codon), protein MPRVKKVKLCDNKEGIWKSCVTVSMTAVDGLSDSTEVVEMEDVPSQFFVEKHSWEGLRDIIHCSRKYSGMIANKAPHDFQFVQKKDENGPHSHRLYYLGMPYGSRENSLLYSEIPKKIRKEALLVLSWKQMLDHFQATPHQGAYXREEELLRERKRLGAFGITSYDYHAQTGLFLFQASNSLFYCQDGGSNGFIQSAPVKPVEIKTQCSGTRMDPKICPGDPDLIAFINNNDLWIAHIKTGEERRLTYCHKGVDNVKEDPKSAGVATFVIQEEFDRFTGYWWSPSATEDPNGAKTVYLLYEEVDETDVEIIHVPSPALEERKADAYRYPRTGSKNPKATLKMAEIKTDHQGRIVSMQDKELVVPFTSLFPGTEYIARVGWTSDGKYGCAVLLDRSQRKLQLVLLPPALFIPVTDDPAQRQESVEAVPKNTQPYIIYEETTDVWINVHDIFYPFIQTTEDEFTFIWVNESKTGFSHLYKITSLLQPGCYHWTEDYQHIEGNFKCAIKEEVTLTSGEWEVLARHGSKIWVNEASKLVYFQGTRDTPLEHHLYVVSYDSPGDVVRLTKPGFSHSCSVSQNFDFFVSHYSNVSTPPCVHVYKLTSSEGEPLLHVVPEFWASMMESPGCPGDYNPPEIFDFPGKSGFQLYGMVYKPHNMQPGRKHPTVLFVYGGPQVQLVNNSFKGMKYLRLNTLASLGYAVVVIDGRGSCQRGLEFEGALKNKMGQVEIEDQVEGLQYVAEKFNFVDLSRVAIHGWSYGGFLSLMGLIQRPNIFKLAIAGAPVTVWMAYDTGYTERYMDVPENNQQGYEEGSVALHVDKLPSEPNRLLILHGFLDENVHFFHTNFLVSQIIRAGKPYQLQVYPNERHSIRCPESGEHYEIMLLHFLQQYL, encoded by the exons ATGCCTAGAGTCAAGAAGGTCAAACTTTGTGACAATAAAGAGGGTATCTGGAAAAG CTGTGTGACAGTGAGCATGACGGCTGTGGACGGCCTTTCGGACAGCACCGAGGTGGTGGAAATGGAGGATGTCCCATCTCAGTTTTTTGTGGAGAAACACTCTTGGGAGGGCCTGCGTGACATTATCCACTGTAGCAGGAAGTACTCTGGCATGATCGCCAACAAGGCTCCCCACGACTTCCAGTTTGTGCAGAAGAAGGACGAGAATGGACCCCACTCCCACCGGTTGTACTACCTTG GAATGCCTTATGGAAGCAGAGAGAACTCATTGCTCTACTCAGAAATCCCCAAGAAGATCCGGAAAGAGGCCCTCTTAGTGTTGTCATGGAAACAAATGCTGGATCACTTCCAG GCTACGCCGCACCAGGGGGCCTA TCGAGAGGAGGAGTTGCTGAGAGAGCGTAAACGTCTGGGAGCATTTGGTATCACCTCTTATGATTACCATGCCCAGACGGGCCTGTTCCTCTTCCAGGCCAGCAATAGCCTCTTCTACTGTCAGGATGGTGGCAGCAATGGCTTCATC CAGTCTGCTCCTGTAAAGCCTGTGGAGATCAAGACCCAGTGCTCAGGGACCCGCATGGACCCCAAGATCTGCCCTGGAGACCCTGACCTCATAGCCTTCATCAACAATAACGACCTGTGGATCGCCCACATTAAGACCGGCGAGGAAAGGAGACTCACTTACTGCCACAAAG GTGTGGATAATGTTAAGGAGGACCCTAAGTCTGCAGGAGTAGCAACATTTGTCATCCAAGAAGAGTTTGACCGTTTCACCGGCTACTGGTGGAGTCCCTCAGCAACGGAAG ACCCTAATGGAGCTAAAACCGTGTACCTGCTGTATGAAGAGGTTGATGAGACAGATGTAGAGATTATTCATGTTCCATCTCCAGCACTGGAGGAGCGGAAAGCAGACGCATACAGATATCCCCGTACAG GTAGCAAAAATCCCAAGGCTACCCTTAAAATGGCAGAGATCAAGACAGACCATCAAGGAAGA ATTGTGAGCATGCAAGATAAAGAACTGGTCGTCCCCTTCACCTCCTTGTTTCCTGGGACAGAATACATCGCCAGAGTAGGATGGACGAGTGACGGAAAATA TGGCTGTGCAGTGCTTCTGGACCGCAGCCAGAGAAAACTACAGCTGGTCCTGCTGCCTCCAGCCCTCTTCATCCCTGTCACGGATGACCCAGCTCAGAGGCAGGAAAGTGTGGAGGCCGTGCCCAAAAACACACAGCCATACATAATCTATGAAGAGACCACAGACGTCTGGATTAAT GTTCATGATATATTCTATCCCTTTATTCAAACAACAGAAGATGAATTTACTTTCATTTGGGTAAATGAGTCTAAAACAGGTTTCAGCCATCTGTATAAAATCACATCGCTGTTACAACCGGGCTGCTACCATTGGACGGAGGACTACCAGCACATAGAGG GAAACTTCAAGTGTGCAATCAAGGAGGAGGTTACATTGACCAGTGGAGAATGGGAAGTGCTGGCAAGACATGGTTCCAAG ATCTGGGTGAACGAGGCATCAAAGTTGGTGTACTTCCAGGGCACCAGAGACACTCCTCTGGAGCACCACCTCTACGTGGTCAGCTATGACTCGCCTGGAGATGTGGTCAGACTAACCAAGCCTGGCTTCTCTCATAGCTGCTCCGTTAGTCAG aactttgacttttttgtcagccactacagtaacgtgagtacgCCTCCATGTGTTCACGTCTACAAACTGACCAGCTCGGAAGGTGAGCCTCTGCTACACGTGGTCCCTGAGTTCTGGGCCAGCATGATGGAATCACCAG GTTGCCCGGGAGATTACAACCCGCCTGAGATTTTTGACTTTCCAGGGAAGTCGGGCTTCCAGCTTTATGGGATGGTGTACAAGCCTCACAACATGCAGCCTGGCAGGAAACACCCGACTGTTCTCTTTGTGTATGGAGGCCCACAG GTGCAGCTGGTGAACAACTCCTTCAAAGGCATGAAGTACCTACGCCTGAACACGCTGGCCTCTCTGGGCTACGCCGTGGTCGTCATTGATGGGAGGGGTTCCTGTCAGAGGGGCCTTGAATTTGAAGGAgcactgaaaaacaaaatg GGTCAGGTGGAGATCGAAGACCAGGTGGAGGGGCTGCAGTATGTGGCGGAGAAGTTTAACTTTGTGGACCTGAGCCGTGTTGCCATTCACGGCTGGTCCTATGGAGgtttcctctctctcatgggaCTCATTCAGCGACCCAATATCTTCAAG TTGGCTATTGCAGGCGCCCCAGTGACTGTGTGGATGGCCTACGACACAGGCTACACAGAGCGTTACATGGATGTGCCTGAGAACAACCAGCAGGGCTATGAGGAAGGCTCTGTGGCACTGCACGTGGACAAGCTGCCCAGCGA GCCCAACCGTTTGCTGATTCTTCATGGATTTCTAGATGAGAATGTGCACTTTTTCCACACCAATTTCCTAGTGTCACAGATAATCCGCGCTGGGAAGCCTTACCAGCTTCAG GTATACCCCAACGAGCGACACAGTATTCGCTGCCCCGAGTCTGGCGAGCACTACGAGATAATGCTGCTGCACTTTCTACAACAATACCTCTGA